The Streptomyces sp. NBC_00691 genome has a segment encoding these proteins:
- a CDS encoding helix-turn-helix domain-containing protein has product MFGEGDRVLLSARMRRMKDEAGLSYGRLAERTHYSRSSWERMLNGKQLPSAVAVEEFAAAVGGDAAELLPLLAAAAEGEEPRSTPVQAGGPVPEPVCDPAPGPERAASVRARGRHAFARGRNAARTAGLVAAGALLGSLSTVVLQGSAGGANGTAGGAAPSPSPTPIATAAASGAGKPPAPGCLADECLRREPQAMDCQWDATTVRETWLRGLKIQLRYSEVCSSVWGRIENGTVGDSVVIKDRHGRTEQATIRVDNDTYTRMLAVSAGDPPASVVICGQIPRFHESECSPLGALKP; this is encoded by the coding sequence GTGTTCGGCGAGGGGGACAGAGTCCTGCTCTCGGCGCGGATGCGCCGGATGAAGGACGAGGCCGGGCTGAGTTACGGGAGGTTGGCCGAGCGGACGCACTACAGCCGGTCCTCCTGGGAACGGATGCTCAACGGCAAGCAGTTGCCGAGCGCCGTCGCGGTCGAGGAGTTCGCGGCGGCGGTCGGCGGAGACGCCGCGGAGCTGCTGCCGCTGCTCGCCGCCGCGGCCGAAGGGGAGGAGCCCAGGTCCACGCCTGTCCAGGCCGGTGGGCCGGTGCCGGAGCCGGTGTGCGATCCCGCGCCCGGGCCCGAGCGGGCGGCGTCCGTACGGGCCCGGGGCCGGCACGCGTTCGCCCGGGGCCGGAACGCCGCCCGCACCGCCGGGCTCGTCGCGGCCGGCGCGCTGCTCGGCAGCCTCAGCACCGTGGTGCTGCAGGGGTCGGCGGGCGGCGCGAACGGTACGGCGGGCGGCGCGGCTCCGTCACCGTCACCGACGCCCATCGCGACGGCCGCGGCGAGCGGCGCCGGCAAGCCGCCCGCGCCGGGCTGCCTGGCCGACGAGTGCCTGCGGCGCGAGCCGCAGGCCATGGACTGCCAGTGGGACGCGACCACCGTGCGGGAGACCTGGCTGCGCGGGCTGAAGATCCAGCTCCGCTACAGCGAGGTGTGCTCGTCCGTGTGGGGCCGGATCGAGAACGGCACGGTGGGCGACTCGGTGGTCATCAAGGACCGGCACGGCCGGACCGAGCAGGCCACGATCAGGGTGGACAACGACACGTACACCCGGATGCTCGCGGTGAGCGCGGGGGACCCGCCGGCGTCGGTCGTCATCTGCGGGCAGATCCCCAGGTTCCACGAGAGCGAGTGCTCGCCGCTGGGTGCGCTCAAGCCCTGA
- a CDS encoding peptidoglycan recognition protein family protein: MVLGHDLRRRAFLTGTLAAGAAAALPLAAATPAPAAEPGIADCATWGARQPSSPLTLVPAPPHKIIVHHTATPNVTDLSRDQAFRLARSMQNWAMDDRRWIDTGQHFTVSRGGFLVEGRHGSLAALRGGAQTVESAHCTGQNTLAIGIENEGTYSAVDPRGEQYAALVELCAQICGQYRLRPYQIYGHRDFNATECPGDRLYALLPQLRRDVAARTGGDPTAPVWPLLHNGDTGDRVRALQHLLVRRGATVGVDGSFGPATEQAVRAFQTQVTATSDGWAGNQTWHQLVVPVRRGDSGEGVKATQLLLNARRGAGLTVDGDFGPGTEAAVAGFQSGAGLTSDGLVDARTFARLLA, from the coding sequence GTGGTACTAGGACATGACCTGCGCCGCCGGGCCTTCCTCACCGGGACCCTCGCCGCCGGGGCCGCCGCCGCGCTGCCGCTGGCGGCCGCGACCCCCGCGCCGGCGGCCGAGCCCGGCATCGCGGACTGCGCCACCTGGGGAGCGCGTCAGCCCAGCAGCCCGCTCACCCTTGTCCCCGCCCCGCCGCACAAGATCATCGTGCATCACACGGCGACTCCCAACGTCACCGACCTCTCGCGCGACCAGGCCTTCCGGCTCGCCCGCTCCATGCAGAACTGGGCCATGGACGACCGGCGTTGGATCGACACCGGGCAGCACTTCACGGTCAGCCGGGGCGGCTTCCTCGTCGAGGGCCGGCACGGCAGCCTGGCGGCACTGCGCGGCGGCGCGCAGACCGTCGAGTCCGCCCACTGCACCGGCCAGAACACCCTCGCCATCGGCATCGAGAACGAGGGCACCTACAGCGCCGTCGACCCGCGCGGCGAGCAGTACGCGGCCCTGGTCGAGCTGTGCGCCCAGATCTGCGGCCAGTACCGGCTGCGCCCGTACCAGATCTACGGGCACCGGGACTTCAACGCCACCGAGTGCCCCGGCGACCGGCTCTACGCACTGCTCCCGCAGCTGCGCCGGGACGTCGCAGCCCGGACCGGCGGCGACCCGACCGCACCGGTCTGGCCGCTGCTGCACAACGGCGACACGGGCGACCGGGTCCGCGCGCTCCAGCACCTGCTGGTCCGGCGCGGCGCCACGGTCGGCGTCGACGGCTCCTTCGGGCCGGCCACCGAGCAGGCGGTACGGGCCTTCCAGACGCAGGTCACCGCCACCTCCGACGGCTGGGCGGGCAACCAGACCTGGCACCAGCTGGTGGTGCCGGTGCGCCGGGGTGACTCCGGCGAGGGCGTGAAGGCCACCCAGCTCCTGCTCAACGCCAGGCGCGGAGCCGGTCTCACCGTCGACGGCGACTTCGGGCCCGGCACGGAGGCCGCGGTCGCCGGCTTCCAGAGCGGCGCGGGACTGACGTCCGACGGCCTCGTCGACGCCCGCACCTTCGCCCGGCTGCTGGCCTGA